AACAGCTCCATGTACTGAACCATCGTGTCCGCTGGGCTGTAGACGCTGTCGTGCTTGGTGCCAAACACGGATGGGATGCCGGGAGTGTGGTTCCCCATGAAGCTCTGCATGAACTCCATGAGCAGGTTCCAGCAGTCGTTGGCTATCACACAGGGGCAGTACTCCACCTGCCAACAGAAACCGCAGTCCTGAAGCTCACGGCAGTGGCGATAGCCATGCAGGGTGCAACGCGCTTTCCCCTCTCTGCCTCGCTAGAGAGAGAATGCTTTCCATAAGAACATCTGAGAATATTTAGTTAAAACACGGATGGACAAATATGAATGAACAGGACATCCTGGGAACATGCAAGCATCCCTTCAAAAGGGTAGAGGAGGTAAAGTGTACCCTCTAAGGgaattgcttttattaaattCCCAGTACTTGAGGTCTTGGGGCATTGCTTCAAGTGTACATTATCTTTACCCCATTCAAAAAATCAAACTGCATTCCCACACCCTGGTAGGTCGATGACTTGTCTGGCTGTGATGTCTTCCAGGAGCATCCTGGAAAAACCCTTGGGACTTAAGGACCTGAAGTGTTTTACTAAATATGAGTCTGATCCCAAATCAGGGGTAGGTCCTAATGCAACCCCTGAAAAAACTACTAAACTAAACCAGAAGCAGCCAGATCACCTGGCAAATCTGGCGCTAAACTCAAATTTAGGGTAAAACAAGCTTCTGTTTAACCCCAGGTCAATAGCAATGCTGATGCTGTGATGTCGGTGTTGactgcagtgaagaaagaggCCATTTCTCAGTCCCCATCCCGGCTGGCTAGGAACACCTGCCTGAGTAGGCACAGTGCGATTATTAACTGTATGTTGGGTAATAGGATTTCTGTGTTTAGAAAAGCATAAGCTCTGATTTGAAGGACTTTTAAGCATCTAATTCTCAGCTATCTTGACAGCTGTTAGGCACCAATACATCTAGATGTCTGGAGCCTGACCTACTCTGCCCTTCCCCTagcagcacagcccagctcctTGTCTTTTATGAGATGTTTTTCAGCTCAGCTGAGGCTTGTCCATGGCTTGTGAGCCTTCAGCTCAGCCAACCATCTCCCCAAATGCCTTCCTAGATCCTCCTGTGCCCCTTCATGTAGGCTGAAAGCATTTCCCTTTAGCGTTTGCTTCAGCCCAGCCTCCACCCTGCGAAATGCCTGTCGGCAGCTGGCGACCGGTGCTCTCGAGCCTCATCAGCAGTCACGGCACTGAGTGGAGAGTGCGGAAGCAGTTTGATGGCGGGCTTTGAGCCCACGGTGCACCCCACGGTGCAGCAATCCAGGTCGGCATGCCACGGTGGAGGACTGATGCCTGCCAAAAGCTCTCTGGTGAGGAGACCACCACCATTTCTGCACTGTGTGAGCAGAACCTGGCTCTGCCGTTGTCTGCTTGAGAtggggaaagaaagcaaaacccagaTCAGCATCGAATTAGCAGCTGAAGAGGTTGTTTTGCCCCCCTCGGTATGCTTATTAACCTGAAGTGCTACTAGTTGTGCATCAGGTCTTTAAGCAGCTTTTTAGTTCATTGGCATCCCTTCAGGGTTTTGTTTATTGACACTTTAATGACAGGCTTTTCTGTAGCTGCAGCTGAGCCCCAAAGCACCCACCTGAATTAAACCTTGTGAAAAGGGGATAAATACCCTGCCTGCTGCATATGCGAGCGCAGCTAGTACAAACTCCCAGCAACAAGCAATGCAATCAAGACAGAGAAGGGACGGGGGATTTCCCTGTCTGTTGTATTTCATACCCTTCAAAGACAATTCTTACCTCCACAGATATCCCACGGGCGCTGGGCCCCATTGTAACCGTGCCCACCTTCACCAAGAAGTCGCAGTACTGGTAGCGGGTGCCCCGGCTCTCTATCTTGTTCGCCTTGGCATTTTGGAAGAAGCCTTTCAACTTCACCATAAGGATATCAAAGTTGGCATCTGCTATGAGGCAGGGACCGTTTTCAAAGAGAGCGAAGCAGCTGAGGGGATATTCGGAGTTGTGCATCACATACATCAGCTTGCCTGTCTGCCCTGAAATAAAAGCAACGGTATTTAGGCTGTAAAACCAACACTCCTGAGCTTGTACATGCTTTAAAGAAGCATCTGGTTTTTCCTTTGCCCTCCTTGTTGTTTTAATCACAGCGTCCTTGTACCACTTGTGTCCGTTTGGTGAAGAGATTGTATTCCCTTCTTAAGATTTAAAGGtaaaggggaaaacaaatctTCTGCAGCCCGAGGATAATACCAGCACAACTCAGGGACCAGAGGGCGAGCAGGACACGAGATCCCCAGCAGACTGGGCTCAAAAAGCACCCACCTCCCATCCCCAAGCATGTGGCCAGGCATCCTGCCTACAGTCACTGGAGGAAGGCTGGTCTTTGCCTCTCCtcccactcccccaccagccctgcagggaaAGGATGTGCTGGGACACACTCTGGAAAACAGGGTGTCTGGAGAGGACGCGCCTAGCTTGTACCACGCTTTGGAAGCTGGGAAAATTTCTCATTTATCCACATAGACCAAAAAAAGCCTTTCCACAGGTGTGGCCGTACAAGttccagctgcagaaagaaagcaggaaaaagctGCTCTAGTAGCATCATGTGGATCTGTCCAGGTACGTGGATCTGTCCGGGCAACTTGGCTGAGCAGAGCCCCGAGGCCGCATGGGCTCACTGCTGACCTCTGCAGCCACAGAGCCACCACGGTGATGTTCACCTTAGCGTTTTTACATGATGTAAAAATCCAAGCgtttaggaaaaataaagaggCTGGAACAGCCCCTCAGGGTGAGGAGGCCACGCCATACCTTTGAGCTACCGTTTTAGACCGTGCTATGTCAATAGGGGATTTGGGCTCCTCCGAGCACATCCCCTGCCCTCGAGTGATGGCCCTCCTGGCACAGAGCAGGCGGGTGCTGCCAGGAGACTTGAGCCCATCCTCTCCAGAGCAAAACGCAGCCTCCAAAGCGACTCTGGCACAAGCGGCGTTTTGAgaagtttcacagaaaaaacaCGCTGACAGGAAAGACAGCTGACGTGAGTGGGAATCCTCAAGGGACGGCTCCCCCCACGACACGGCCCCCCCCAGGGCAGGGTGACACCGGGACACGTGGGGAACAGCAAGAATGGCCTTCGTGAGCGGGCAGAACAACACGGCTGGGCGTTTGCtatggggcagccccagcccaggtggGATGGTCCGTGCCTCACACTGACCTTCCCTGACTCCCCCAGGACCGCGTACAGGGATGCTTCTTCTCCCAGAGGAAAGAAGGAGCCAGTGGGAAGTGCAACACCTGCATTCCACGGCAGAGAAGGCATTCTGCGGGCAGTGAGATGGCTGCTCATCCCCACAACGATAAATAAAACCATGATAAATAAAACAGCAACGGCCTGCAGGAAAAACTTTGGTCCACAAAGCCGTGGCCTCACCCACAGCAAACACTCATTCCACGGGAGACTGTGCTGTCACCACAGCCGGGTTTCACCAGCACCGTGGAGGGAATTCCAGGAGCTGGAAGTGGTACCGGGAGAAGGAAGGGctctgggcaggctgggagcagcgGGTGCTGACCTTGGCTGCTGATGGTGGAGGCGGCGGTGTGGTAGGTCTCGCAGTCCACGCAGAAGGTGCCCTGCTTCTCGgcccccagcacctccagctTCCGTGTCAGGATCTCCACTGTCTGCTGGACACTCTTCCCCTCCGCCACCGGCATCTGCGCCACGCTGCaaccgggggcggggggagtcAGAGACCCACCGGCAACCGTGCAACGGGCGCTATCGGCGGCTCCTCCCGGCTGCCCGCCCCAAGGCGGCCCCGTCCCGTGTTCCCCCCGTCCTGGTCGCCCGGCCCCAGTCCCGGTCTCCCCATGCCCCTGTCCTGGTCCCTCTGTCCCCCGGTCCCGGTCCTCCggtgtccccatcccctttTCCTGGTCTCGGACCCCCATCCCCGTCCCGGTCCCAGTGCCTCGGTCCCCTCATCCTGGTCCCTCTCCCGGTGTCCTggtcccggccccggcccgTGTCCCCCCATCCCAGTTCTAGTCCCAGTCCCGATGTCCTAGTCCTGATCCTGAGCCCGACCCATGTCCCCCCATCCCGGTCCCAGGGTCCCGATCCCCCCGTCCTCACCAGGTGACCCCCATGCCGCTCCGCCCCACCGGCACGGAACGGAGACCTCCGGGAGGGGGCGTGACCAACGTCCCGCCGGAAGGGGCGtggccgccgcgccgccggaAGGGGCGGAGCCTAAGCGCGCGGCGCTCCGCGAGGTCCCGCAGCCATGCCCAAggcccggcggccgcggggccccggccccggccccacggTACCGCTGGCCCAGCAGATCCTGCAGGACGCGGCCCCGCGGCCCACGGCGCGGGAGAAGCGTCGCGGCGGCCGGGCGGAGGATGaggagggcggcggggaggggtaCGTGGAGGCGCGGTTGTCCCGGCGCATCCTGGAGCAGGCCCGGcggcagcaggaggagctggaggccGAGCACGGCCCCggggctcccgccgcccccagACACCGCGGCACGGCGCTGGGtgagcccccctccccccgatCCCCCCCGTGAGCCTCCCCCACCCCCGTCCTGAGCTCCCCCCTGATCCCCGCCCGTGAGcgtccccccatccccccccgtgagcctcccccatccccctccTGAGCTCCCCCCCGATCCCTGCCCGTGAGCCTCCCCCCCGATCCCCGCCCGTGAGCCTCCCCCGATCCCCCCCGTGagcctccccccatcccccgcCGTgagcctcccccacccccctcctgAGCTCCCCCCGATCCCCGCCCGTGAGcgtccccccatccccccccgtgagcctcccccatccccctccTGAGCTCTCCCCCGATCCCCGCCCGTGAGCCTCCCCCGATCCCCGCCCGTGAGCCTCCCCCGATCCCCCCCGTGagcctccccccatcccccgcCGTgagcctcccccacccccctcctgAGCTCCCCCCTGATCCCCGCCCGTGAGCCTCCCCCGATCCCCCCCGTGAGCCTCCCTCGATCCCCCCCGTGagcctccccccatcccccgcCGTGAgcctcccccaccccgctccTGAGCTCCCCCCCGATCCCCCCCGTGAGCCTCCCCCGATCCCCCCCGTGAGCCTCCCCCGATCCCCCCCGTGAGCCTCCCCCGATCCTCCCGTGAGCCTCCCCCTGTCCCCCGCCGTGAGCCTCCCCCTGTCCCCCACCGTGAGCCTCCCCCGATCCCCACCGTGAGttccccccaacccccccatgAGCCTCCCCCTGATCCCCACCGTGAGCCCCCCCGAGCACCCCCGCGGGCTCCCCCCGAGCCCCCAGCCCGCGCtggtgtggggtgggggaccCCGGGCTCAGCCAGCGCCGCTCCCCCTCAGGCCCGGTGGGGTCTGGCCCCGGCTGGGACTCCGAGGACGATGAGGAATGGCCTTCGCTGGAGCAAGCGGCGGCAGGAC
The sequence above is a segment of the Phalacrocorax aristotelis chromosome 21, bGulAri2.1, whole genome shotgun sequence genome. Coding sequences within it:
- the MED20 gene encoding mediator of RNA polymerase II transcription subunit 20 isoform X2, with translation MYVMHNSEYPLSCFALFENGPCLIADANFDILMVKLKGFFQNAKANKIESRGTRYQYCDFLVKVGTVTMGPSARGISVEVEYCPCVIANDCWNLLMEFMQSFMGNHTPGIPSVFGTKHDSVYSPADTMVQYMELFNKIRKQQQVPVAGIR
- the MED20 gene encoding mediator of RNA polymerase II transcription subunit 20 isoform X1, with translation MGVTCVAQMPVAEGKSVQQTVEILTRKLEVLGAEKQGTFCVDCETYHTAASTISSQGQTGKLMYVMHNSEYPLSCFALFENGPCLIADANFDILMVKLKGFFQNAKANKIESRGTRYQYCDFLVKVGTVTMGPSARGISVEVEYCPCVIANDCWNLLMEFMQSFMGNHTPGIPSVFGTKHDSVYSPADTMVQYMELFNKIRKQQQVPVAGIR